One Ciconia boyciana chromosome 9, ASM3463844v1, whole genome shotgun sequence genomic window carries:
- the CDC25C gene encoding M-phase inducer phosphatase 3 — MDRTTVVPPRLSAAESPASASPRPLAALSAEPGGAPSCAGCRAGGRRLTSPLSPAGWADSPGGRAGPVSQKQHVRSFLTEVLCSTPSFQETVQKDSGEIYSLQKEGSWFRHLGWHVPEALLFWKKGTDPLTHLTSPFDTESLESDLKDLGSLIAVTGSCAQRILGSLSGFAELFPDEQEEMEELCEPQRYCPIHHQDFKVELLKFRAKSKSWTMKQRKQDQITRLMKR, encoded by the exons ATGGACAGAACAACGGTTGTTCCCCCCC GCCTCAGCGCCGCCGAGTCGCCCGCCTCGGCCTCGCCGCGGCCCCTGGCGGCGCTGAGCGCGGAGCCCGGCGGCGCGCCCTCGTGCGCGGGCTGCCGTGCTGGGGGCCGCCGCCTGACGTCCCCCCTCTCTCCCGCGGGCTGGGCGGACTCtccggggggccgggccggccc AGTGTCACAGAAGCAGCATGTGAGATCTTTCCTG aCAGAGGTGCTGTGCTCAACACCAAGTTTCCAAGAAACTGTGCAAAAAGACAGCGGGGAGATTTATAGCCTCCAAAAG gagggTAGCTGGTTTAGGCACTTGGGTTGGCATGTACCTGAGGCCTTGCTGTTTTGGAAGAAAGGCACAGACCCTCTGACCCACCTCACTTCTCCGTTT GACACAGAGAGCTTGGAGTCTGACCTGAAAGATCTGGGCAGCTTGATTGCTGTCACAGGATCCTGTGCACAGAGAATATTAGGCAGCCTGAGTGgttttgcagagctgttcccTGATGAACAAGAAGAGATGGAG GAACTCTGTGAACCTCAGCGCTATTGTCCAATACACCATCAGGACTTCAAAGTAGAGCTGCTGAAATTCCGCGCCAAGAGTAAGTCATGGACTATGAAGCAAAGGAAGCAGGACCAGATCACTCGCCTCATGAAACGGTGA